The following coding sequences are from one Roseburia hominis A2-183 window:
- a CDS encoding sugar ABC transporter permease translates to MTKKKRKQILQRSGLHIFYIILCLLALVPILYALNLSFERGSGALSSGLSLFPKEFTLDNYKNILTQKPFLRWFYNSAVLSFFTMVIAIGFAVVSSYAFSRYRFKGRNGILKLLLLLNAFPQILSMFALFRLLKQMNMLDTKLGLVIIYAGSMCIFSIWNMKGYFDTIPVEIEEASKIDGASDFQLLWKVVMPLARPAIIVTSVMVLIFVWNEYLFSTTFLLNENSYTLAGGLYQLQSSDYTRSWGMFSAAAILVSVPVLIIFFCIQKYMVSGLTAGGVKG, encoded by the coding sequence ATGACTAAGAAAAAGAGAAAACAGATTTTACAGCGTAGCGGATTACATATTTTTTATATTATACTGTGTCTGCTGGCACTGGTGCCGATTTTATATGCGTTGAATCTTTCCTTTGAAAGGGGAAGTGGAGCATTGTCCTCTGGATTATCTTTGTTTCCAAAGGAATTTACACTGGATAATTATAAAAATATACTGACGCAGAAGCCGTTTTTGCGGTGGTTTTATAACTCTGCCGTATTAAGCTTCTTTACAATGGTCATTGCTATCGGATTTGCCGTGGTGTCATCTTATGCATTTTCAAGATACCGTTTTAAAGGAAGAAATGGCATTTTAAAATTACTGCTTCTCTTAAATGCATTCCCACAGATCCTGTCCATGTTTGCATTATTCCGTCTTTTAAAACAGATGAATATGCTGGACACGAAACTGGGACTGGTGATTATTTATGCGGGAAGCATGTGCATCTTCTCTATCTGGAATATGAAGGGGTATTTTGATACCATTCCGGTAGAAATTGAAGAAGCATCGAAAATTGACGGTGCATCGGATTTCCAGCTGCTGTGGAAGGTAGTAATGCCGCTGGCTCGTCCGGCAATCATTGTAACTTCTGTGATGGTACTTATTTTTGTATGGAATGAATATCTGTTTTCCACAACATTTCTACTGAATGAAAACAGTTATACACTGGCAGGTGGATTATATCAGTTACAGTCCAGCGATTACACCAGAAGCTGGGGAATGTTTTCCGCAGCCGCTATCCTGGTATCTGTTCCAGTGCTGATTATTTTCTTCTGTATACAAAAGTATATGGTATCCGGTCTTACTGCAGGTGGTGTGAAAGGATAG
- a CDS encoding carbohydrate ABC transporter permease, whose translation MKIKRKLTPWLYSMPALILIGMVIVFPIIYTGYISLTNMNLFHWSNYEFIGLSNYSRALLKADSGFLGALFTTLLWTALNMVIQVVVAYFIALGFQGEDFKGKRVYKTLLMFPWAMPAYVSILLWRVGIYNTEFGLLNKILVALGFGKVNFLSTNVPAFLSCMTLNLWMALPFMIMMIDGALSSIDRSYYESAELDGAGFWSKNIHITVPAMKGIIAPAVIMTTFTTFKQFDIVYLLTMQKGAYSGATLQTVITYAQQNAFVSNNYGLSSAVSMIIFFLIMVFSLFTNRGVKEKNYD comes from the coding sequence ATGAAGATCAAACGGAAATTAACACCATGGCTTTACAGTATGCCGGCGCTGATATTGATTGGAATGGTTATTGTATTCCCAATTATTTATACGGGTTATATATCACTGACCAATATGAATCTTTTTCACTGGTCAAATTATGAATTTATCGGACTATCCAACTATAGCAGGGCATTATTAAAGGCAGACTCCGGTTTCCTTGGAGCACTGTTTACAACATTACTTTGGACCGCATTAAATATGGTGATACAGGTAGTTGTGGCATATTTTATTGCATTGGGATTTCAAGGAGAAGATTTCAAGGGAAAACGTGTATACAAGACCCTTTTGATGTTTCCGTGGGCAATGCCTGCATATGTGTCCATTCTTTTGTGGAGAGTAGGCATTTATAACACAGAGTTTGGTCTTCTGAATAAGATTCTGGTGGCACTTGGCTTTGGAAAGGTAAATTTCCTTTCCACCAATGTGCCGGCATTTCTCTCCTGTATGACCTTAAACCTGTGGATGGCATTGCCGTTTATGATTATGATGATAGACGGTGCACTGTCCAGCATTGACCGCAGCTATTATGAAAGCGCAGAACTGGATGGAGCAGGTTTCTGGTCAAAGAACATCCATATTACCGTTCCGGCAATGAAAGGAATTATTGCACCGGCGGTTATTATGACGACATTTACCACATTTAAGCAGTTTGATATCGTATATCTTCTTACGATGCAGAAGGGAGCATATTCAGGAGCAACCTTACAAACCGTAATTACCTATGCACAGCAGAATGCGTTTGTTTCAAATAACTATGGGCTGTCCTCTGCGGTATCCATGATTATCTTTTTCCTCATCATGGTATTTTCGCTGTTTACCAATCGAGGGGTAAAGGAGAAAAATTATGACTAA
- a CDS encoding extracellular solute-binding protein has translation MKKRVLSLLLCTAMTIGALSGCGKDAGKDEGQTTEVLGNDAGDEMTEVKIWHDGDENIMQTIADCANEKLAEDNIKVTFEKKSGLTDQLQLYGNDESNGPDMYLYAHDSLGTFAEMGILAPITDVISEDVMADLLPMTVEAGNYKDTQYLLPVYYETLLFMYNKARWEGDVPETTDELYDYMVAHTDVDAGTYALVNQHSTAYNVAPVINGFGGYIIDKDADPGLNTKETKDAIAYNQKFAALEADGDYNTVTALFNEGQAAAIIGGPWLVSGIKAAGIDLGIKSLADFKLPNGNGLAPYSGVQSIGVLKYAAENKKEAIAKALETIASPEVGIALANKSNCAPANSKAYDDADVAANEMIMAMKATAETAQPMPNIPQMSVMWGPAEAFLAAVNKSGEDIDTAAETYQQEALDAIADMQ, from the coding sequence ATGAAGAAAAGGGTGTTGAGTCTGTTGCTCTGTACCGCAATGACAATCGGCGCATTATCCGGTTGTGGAAAAGATGCAGGAAAAGACGAAGGACAGACTACAGAAGTACTTGGAAATGATGCAGGGGATGAAATGACAGAAGTAAAAATCTGGCATGATGGGGATGAGAATATCATGCAGACCATTGCAGATTGTGCGAATGAGAAACTGGCAGAGGATAATATCAAGGTTACCTTTGAAAAGAAGAGTGGTCTGACCGACCAGCTTCAGTTATATGGAAATGATGAATCCAACGGACCGGATATGTATCTTTATGCACATGATTCATTGGGAACATTTGCAGAAATGGGAATTTTAGCTCCGATTACGGATGTTATCAGTGAGGATGTAATGGCAGATTTATTACCGATGACCGTAGAAGCAGGTAATTATAAGGATACCCAGTACCTGCTGCCGGTTTATTATGAGACATTGCTCTTTATGTATAATAAGGCAAGATGGGAAGGTGATGTGCCGGAAACAACAGATGAACTGTATGATTATATGGTAGCACATACCGATGTGGATGCAGGAACTTATGCACTGGTAAATCAGCATTCTACCGCATACAATGTGGCACCGGTGATCAATGGTTTTGGTGGATATATTATTGATAAGGATGCAGATCCTGGATTAAATACAAAGGAAACCAAGGATGCTATCGCGTACAATCAGAAATTTGCAGCATTGGAGGCAGATGGAGATTACAACACAGTAACTGCATTATTCAATGAAGGTCAGGCAGCAGCAATCATCGGTGGACCATGGCTGGTATCCGGAATCAAGGCGGCGGGCATTGACCTTGGTATTAAATCCTTAGCGGATTTTAAACTTCCGAATGGAAACGGACTGGCACCATATTCTGGTGTACAGAGCATTGGTGTCTTAAAATATGCAGCAGAAAATAAGAAAGAAGCAATTGCAAAAGCATTAGAGACAATTGCAAGCCCGGAAGTAGGTATTGCACTGGCGAATAAATCAAACTGTGCACCGGCAAACAGCAAAGCATATGATGATGCAGATGTTGCTGCAAATGAGATGATTATGGCAATGAAAGCAACTGCAGAAACTGCACAGCCTATGCCAAACATTCCTCAGATGAGCGTTATGTGGGGACCGGCAGAAGCATTTTTGGCGGCAGTCAACAAATCCGGGGAAGATATTGACACTGCAGCAGAAACTTATCAGCAGGAGGCATTGGATGCCATTGCTGATATGCAGTAA